The Candidatus Glassbacteria bacterium genome window below encodes:
- a CDS encoding amidase, translating to MNRRDFLLLGAGLAATGCSGARKSAEDAAGQSTVKKFELAEMGVAELGRAIREGKYTCASITEKYLGRIEEVDRGTGLNAIIELNLDARAIAEQMDRELAAGQDRGLLHGIPVIIKDNIATGDAMTTTAGSLALEGSVAPADSRVAAGLRAAGCVILGKANLSEWANYRGWRSTSGWSARGGQTANPYALDRNPSGSSAGSAAGVSANLCTLAVGTETDGSIVGPSSVCGIVGIKPTVGLIGRSGIIPISHTQDTAGPMARTVADAAALLNALAGPDMNDKATDAGREQFGQDYTRYLDPGALRGKKIGIARKHFKISYLVDPVMEESVGVLKDAGAELIDPLELPSHRMWPHESTVMQYEFKHGLKAYFDWLGPSAPVKSLADVIAFNEAHAESELVYFGQQIMEEAVEKGPLTDKAYTDALAECGKLSRAEGIDKLMDEHGLDAIFCPTSGPAGFTDPLNGDHMLGGSSGLPAVAGYPHLTVPFGWLFGLPMGVSFWGRAWSEPLLIGIAYAFEQAVMARKPPRLLPSVEFQSAGLSQA from the coding sequence ATTAACAGACGAGACTTCCTTCTCCTCGGCGCGGGGCTGGCCGCCACCGGCTGTAGCGGCGCACGCAAAAGCGCAGAAGATGCCGCCGGACAGTCCACGGTAAAAAAATTCGAGCTGGCGGAAATGGGCGTGGCCGAGCTGGGGCGGGCTATCCGCGAGGGGAAATACACCTGTGCGTCAATCACGGAAAAATATCTCGGGCGGATCGAAGAGGTTGACCGCGGGACCGGCCTCAACGCGATTATCGAACTCAATCTGGATGCCCGGGCAATTGCGGAGCAGATGGACCGCGAATTGGCCGCCGGCCAGGACCGGGGGCTGCTGCACGGGATCCCGGTAATTATCAAGGACAATATCGCCACCGGCGATGCTATGACCACCACCGCCGGGTCGCTGGCCCTGGAGGGCTCTGTCGCCCCGGCCGACAGCCGGGTCGCCGCTGGTCTGCGCGCCGCGGGGTGCGTGATCCTGGGCAAGGCCAACCTCAGCGAGTGGGCCAACTACCGCGGCTGGCGCTCGACCAGCGGCTGGAGCGCCCGCGGGGGCCAGACAGCCAATCCCTACGCCCTGGACCGCAACCCCTCGGGCTCCAGCGCCGGTTCCGCCGCCGGAGTGAGCGCCAATCTCTGCACCCTGGCGGTGGGCACCGAAACCGACGGCTCGATTGTGGGGCCAAGTTCGGTCTGCGGGATAGTGGGGATCAAGCCGACAGTCGGGCTGATCGGCCGCTCGGGGATTATCCCGATCTCCCACACCCAGGACACCGCCGGTCCGATGGCCCGCACTGTGGCCGATGCCGCCGCGCTGCTCAATGCCCTGGCCGGACCGGACATGAACGACAAGGCCACCGACGCCGGGCGGGAGCAGTTCGGCCAGGACTACACCCGCTATCTCGACCCCGGCGCGCTGCGGGGCAAAAAAATCGGCATTGCCCGCAAGCATTTCAAGATCAGCTACCTGGTTGACCCCGTGATGGAGGAGTCGGTCGGTGTGCTCAAGGACGCCGGAGCCGAGCTGATCGACCCGCTGGAGTTGCCGTCGCACCGGATGTGGCCCCACGAATCGACCGTGATGCAGTACGAGTTCAAGCACGGGCTGAAAGCCTATTTCGACTGGCTGGGACCGTCGGCGCCGGTCAAGTCCCTGGCCGACGTGATCGCGTTCAACGAGGCCCACGCCGAGAGCGAGCTGGTCTATTTCGGCCAGCAGATCATGGAGGAGGCTGTCGAAAAAGGACCGCTGACGGATAAGGCCTACACCGACGCCCTGGCCGAGTGCGGGAAGCTCAGCCGCGCCGAGGGGATCGACAAGCTGATGGACGAGCACGGCCTGGACGCGATTTTCTGCCCCACCTCCGGGCCGGCCGGGTTTACCGACCCGCTCAACGGCGACCACATGCTGGGCGGCAGCTCAGGGCTGCCGGCCGTGGCGGGATACCCGCATCTCACTGTCCCGTTCGGCTGGTTGTTCGGCCTGCCGATGGGGGTCAGTTTCTGGGGACGGGCCTGGAGCGAACCGCTGTTGATCGGAATTGCCTATGCGTTCGAGCAGGCCGTCATGGCCCGCAAACCGCCG
- a CDS encoding Gfo/Idh/MocA family oxidoreductase gives MKPIGRREFFRNSAGAAAALSLLAPGKSVPASDRVRIGIMGVGGRGTQLAGWFAAMPDVEVAYLCDVNQRRFERSLEAVSAHQDYEPELVTDFRRILDDPEVDALVNATPDHWHALGAIMACRAGKDVYVEKPLSLNIWEGAQMVRAARKYERVVQVGLQCRSSAYAAAAAEFIKSGGIGDVHLAEVVFQMQHPAVPKGDEQPVPPGLDWDMWCGPGPLVPYSPGRWWFERWDYSTGGIAGDAVHQLDLARMLLDIGYPEAAYADGGVRHFDDGREIPDTQIATFEYGGLTLLFKATLWTPYMKKIPHSIRDSDTIPAWENCSTKIVVQGTAGMMNFGRHGGGWQVYDENYELVRTEPGRQGDAAHLRNFIDCVRSRELPAADVEQGHISTLLCHLSNVSCRVGNRKLVFDPRNQSFPGDPEANAYLGRTYREPWVVPAEV, from the coding sequence ATGAAACCGATCGGACGCAGGGAGTTTTTCCGCAATTCGGCCGGGGCGGCCGCGGCTCTTTCCCTGCTGGCGCCGGGTAAGAGCGTGCCCGCCAGCGACAGGGTCAGAATCGGGATCATGGGAGTCGGCGGGCGGGGCACCCAGCTCGCCGGCTGGTTTGCGGCCATGCCGGATGTCGAGGTGGCTTACCTTTGCGACGTCAATCAGCGACGGTTCGAGCGGTCGCTGGAGGCGGTCTCCGCTCATCAGGACTATGAGCCGGAACTGGTCACCGACTTCCGCCGCATCCTCGACGATCCGGAAGTGGATGCGCTGGTCAACGCCACTCCTGACCACTGGCATGCGCTGGGAGCGATCATGGCCTGCCGGGCCGGCAAGGACGTATATGTCGAAAAACCCCTGTCGCTCAATATCTGGGAGGGCGCACAGATGGTCCGTGCCGCGCGCAAATACGAGCGCGTTGTGCAGGTGGGCCTTCAGTGCAGAAGCAGCGCGTACGCCGCCGCCGCGGCGGAGTTTATCAAGAGCGGCGGAATCGGCGACGTGCATCTGGCCGAGGTGGTGTTCCAGATGCAGCACCCGGCCGTGCCCAAAGGTGACGAGCAGCCTGTCCCGCCCGGGCTGGACTGGGATATGTGGTGCGGACCCGGTCCACTGGTCCCGTACAGTCCCGGACGCTGGTGGTTCGAGCGTTGGGATTACAGTACGGGCGGTATTGCCGGCGATGCGGTCCACCAGTTGGATCTCGCCCGCATGCTGCTGGATATCGGCTATCCGGAGGCCGCCTACGCCGATGGCGGCGTGCGGCATTTCGACGACGGCCGGGAAATCCCGGATACCCAGATCGCCACCTTCGAGTACGGCGGCCTGACCCTGCTGTTCAAGGCCACCCTCTGGACGCCCTACATGAAAAAGATTCCCCACTCTATCCGCGACTCCGACACGATTCCCGCCTGGGAAAACTGCAGCACGAAAATCGTGGTTCAGGGCACTGCGGGGATGATGAATTTCGGCAGGCACGGGGGAGGCTGGCAGGTGTACGACGAGAATTACGAGCTTGTGCGGACCGAACCCGGCCGTCAGGGGGACGCCGCCCATCTGCGCAACTTTATCGACTGTGTGCGCAGCAGGGAGCTGCCGGCGGCCGATGTGGAGCAGGGCCATATCTCGACCCTGCTCTGCCACCTGAGCAATGTCTCCTGCCGGGTCGGCAACCGCAAGCTGGTGTTCGACCCCAGGAACCAGAGCTTCCCCGGCGACCCCGAGGCCAACGCCTACCTGGGCCGCACCTACCGCGAGCCCTGGGTAGTTCCGGCGGAGGTCTAG